The DNA sequence AACCCCCTCCCCCAgctttaaatgaaatgaaattaaaattaaatttatattcGAATTAAATTGAAACCCAACACACCCAAGAATCTGGAATTGCCAAATTTCCCGCAGCCTGGGCCTGGAATCGCAGCCGAGCAGCCAAGTGGGCAGCAGGTCAGGGAAGaacaaaccaaccccaaccAAACCCTCTCTAATTAAACGTCTTCGTATGAAATGAACTCCAAAAAAGGGCTTCAGGAAGAAGTGAAGGGATTTggggcagcaggatggagctggagagGATGGAAAACTgagccagggagctgctcctggggaatTCAGGGGTCCAGGGAGCCGTTCCTGGGGGAATCAGGGATGAGATCCACGGAGCCCTCGGgggtgggagaaggagggagaggaactCTCCTTCCTCCAGGAATGGAAAATCCGGGACAGCAGATCCCCGATCCACCCCAGGTGGTTCCCTGGGATCCACGCCCGGCTCAGCCCCGGCAGTTTAGGCTCAAATCCAtctggctctgctcccattCCCTTCCCAGGGGATTTGGGGCTCATCCCCACGTTCCCAGGTGCTGGCCCTTGTCCCAGCCACCCTGAACTCCACCAGGActgtcctgctctccctcctcacctccagagagctgcagctgaaaggaaGGACCTCGGGCTGGAACCACGCAGGAATCATTAAAAACTCCGGAATTTTGGCCTCACCTGCAAGGAGAAACAACAGATTTGTACTGAAATTCCCTGTGCAACATTCCCAAAAAACCTCCCGTGGCTTCCAGGaacagcagggcacagcagacTGAGGAGAACCTGAGGCTGAGAGGGCTTAAAAAGGAGACAATtcaaaaacaccaacaaaaagaaaaggccaGAGATACCACACGGTACAAAATaggaattatttatattttccaaaagaaaaaaaaaaaaacaaaaaacaaaaaacccaaaaagaatTCCCAGCTATTGAAACATCTCTGCTGTAAGAAGTGACGGAATAGAAAGGAACAGGGCTGGCTCCAGACAGCCACACCAGGTACAAACAGTGTAAGAATCATGGAGCAACTCAGGGACGTCGCACGCAGCcttcagcaacaacaaaattcatcctgggggggggggggggggggttggggttatttttttttgttaaaaaaagaaggaggaaaggggaaataaaGCAGGGGAAAATGCCAGAAACTTTTCCCACAATATTTCGAACAGAAACCGTCGGTGTCGCTCTCGGCGCGAGGGGTCTGCAGTCCTCTCCAAGCACAGCCCTCAGTGCTCCTCGCGCTCCGAGCTGAGATTTTATAGAAAAAGGGGGTTTTGaaccattttttctgtttgcagtggACACACAAGTGCTAAAACAGAGCAAATTCATCTCCTTGCTGCGGGCAGAGGGGGCACACGCACGTCCAGCGCTCGGCTCGGCCGCAAGGACTCGCGGAACGTTTGCCATAAATACTCCTGGAGCTCCTGTCGGGgatttccttcccaaaacctCGCTGGAACTTCTGCCTTCACTCCTCCCAAAGCGAGCAAtgtcctcctgccccagcatcccacacacacagagccccgGGGCCGGGAATCCCGGGGGAACGGCGCCAGATCCCGAGCCTGGAGCCGGGTGCAAGggaacacacagacacagggaaTCGCAGGAACAGCCCCAGAGCCCACCCTCCCCCCTTTTCCCAAAGTTTCTCGGTGCTGTTGGACAAAGTCTGGATGTCACACGGAGCAGCCTCTTCCCCCCAACAACAGAGTCCAAGCTCCACAGGTTTCGCCGGCTCCCCGGTGGTCAAGGGTTgggcagcagcggcagcagcagctggggccGCTTCCAGAAAAGCTCGGGATGAGGGCGGGCGGGGTTTAGGATTGCTTCAGCCGCTTGCGGGGCGGGCCCAGGAACGGGCACTGCGCCGAGGCCAGCGAGCGATAGGCCTCGGCCACCAGGTGTGGGTGGGACACCACCATGGACTTCCAGCCCGACGTCTCCATCACGTCCGAGGCGTGGCTGCAACGCAGGGGAAAAACGGGATTAGGGACTGGGATAACCGGGAACAGACCGGGATTGGGGACCAGGAGAACCAGGGAACAAACCGGGATTAGGGACCAGGAGAATGGGGAGAAAACTGGGATTAGGGACCAGGAGAATGGGGAGATAACCGGGATTTAGGACTGGGATAATGGGGCAACAAACCGGGAATAGGGACTGTGATAACAGGGAACAAAGTGGGATCAGGGGCCGGGAAAACGGGAGCAGCCCTACAGGTCCTTCCCACAGGCCTGAGGAACTCGGGGGTTCctcctcctggagctctgtcagGTGTCTGAGGGGTTTGGCACCATTTTGGGCTTGGATTTAAGCAGGAAAAGCTCCAGCAGGCTCCAGGTGGGATGGCAGAACACGGAGCTCATCCCCCCGGCTCTCAGCACAGGAATGGTTTAAATCAATATAAAAAGCACTGGAAGAGCTGCACCGAGTGACAGAAATGTTCCATTTATTAAAGCTTGGCAGGGATTTTCCATCTGCTGCTGGATTCAGAGCTGGAATCAATCCCTCAGCATCAAATCATGGAACACTTTGGGgtggaaggaccttaaagctcacccagCTCCATGGGCAGGACAgctcccactatcccaggctgctcccagcctggcctgggacacttccaggatgATCCCAGCATCAGAATTCCCTGATCCTGTCCTGCCTGTAAGTTCTGGTCATCCCAGGAaactccagagcagctcccaggccgTTCCCACTCTGGACAACCCCAGAGGACAAGGCTGAGCTGGATCTGGGGCAACGCCAGGTGTGGAATGCTGGATAAATCATGGATCACAGGGAGacaacccaaaaccaacagAGGAGAACCTTCTCTGCACAGccagctcaggagctggggACTGCTGCTAACAGGGAACATTGAACAACAAATCCTGGAATCCTGGAGGCTGGGAAGGATCCTTgggatcaccaagtccaaccgTGGTTTGTTTGGAGTGAGCAGtgaaagagggaaggggaaagggaaggggaagggaaaggggaaaggaaagggaagggctGGTCCCTGCTGCAGTAATCACTCACTAATTAATGAAGTCCACGGCCTGGGTTTTGAGCTGGTCCGCGCTGTGCAGGTCAGCCAGGATCAGGATCTCGGCCGCGTTCTCCACGGACAGGTTACTGCACAGAGCATCCTCACACATCACCTTCAGCCTCTCCAGGGCATACTGGGGATAAAAACTGGGAATTAcacctgggcactgcccagggcaccCTCACCCATCACCTTCAGCCTTTCCAGGGAACACGGGGAACGAAAACTGGGAATTCCAGCAGGGAACACCTGAGGGGGATGGGAACCCTCCAGTTGTGCTCCTCCACTTCAGGAACAAACTCGGAGCAGCCCCTGGGTTTGCATCCCAGGAATGTTCTGTGCCCTGAGCTGGTGGGACCTCTGCCACGGGATCAGCTCTGTCACTGTAAATTGATCGATCGATCGAGTCGGCTTTAGGTTCTCACTGAGATTTCCCCCATCATGACCGGATTTAAACGAGGAATTCCAGGTTGTGAACCCCATTTCCCCCTGAAGCCGGGCTGGTAACAGAGGCAGAGCACTCAGTTTGCCCTGCAAATTGAGAGGGCAAATCGAATTTCTTTGCTAATCCATCTCAATAAATAAAGCAGCTTCTTGGGGCAGCCATTAGTTTGGATAATTGCCTGTCAGTGCCTCCAAACGTAACAAATAAAGCCGGGCacttctcctgctgcagatggAATATTCTCCTCCATGTATCCATTTTTTAGTTCCATTTTTGCTACAAATAACTCATTTTTAATTGCACGGTTGGCCCAAAGTGGCCACGGAgggctctcagcagcagcattgccCCTTTCTCACTCTTTAATTccaccccagctccccacagcctcctgcactgggagctcctgggctgggggagctgaattttggtttggttttgggctAATTACAGCTTTTTCCTAAGAGACGGGAGAGCTCAGAAGGAGCTGCTTCAGTCCCTTGGGTAAATACCGGCTGCTTTATGGGCTTGCACGGAGGAgttttttattcctgcttttaaCAGACACACAATGAGCtgcaaagggaaagcaaagctgcGTTAAAAGGCAGGAAAGTCCAAATTaaagctctccctgcccttcatgtgctgctcctcctggaaGGAGGCTGGGAGTTCTCAGTCAATCCCTTTCAATATTGAATTAATGTGGCcatggctgtgcccagcccctgAAGCTCCTGGCTCTGAGTCCCACCTCGGTCCTGCCTGGAATGGGGCTTTTCCCCTCTCACCTTGGGATGGACACGAGGGGTCACAAAGggtcacccccagccccagatcccctggcccagcagaatcccaggattccaggagcagggcagaatCCCGGGATTCCAGAGACTGCACTGGGCTCTCAGTcccaagggcagggcagggggggatCCTGAACTGCAGAGCTATTCCAGGGATAAATCCAGGATTTGGGCTCCAGACTGgatccttccccagcactgagtcacttttaagggaaaaaagaagaaaaagggaatagtttgggttgaaaatCAGGGATTTTCAGGGGTTAACAGGGCCAGCAGAGCTCTCActcccatccctggagctgcaaaggggagggggcagagccccagggaattccagcagctccacagggaattccagcagctcccaggaacagcagggactggcactgcagcaggaaaaccaacaccacttcccagccctgctttgcaGAGCCTCAGGCTGacaggaggcagagcaggaggagaactGTTTGTCCAGACTCAGCGCTGCTCCGGGGATTTGGGAATAACCACATGGAAAAACATCCCTGGGTCCGCTCTGCGATTGTCTTCTCAGCCCAGCTCGGATCATGCTGAGCAGGCTCTTCTGGGAGCTccaaaaatccttaaaaatgagcagcagagcaaaaaTTCCTGATGGTTTAACAGGAAGATCTACAGCAGAGTCCTCTGGAAGCTtcaaaaatgcttaaaaatgagcagaggagacagaaatTCCTGATGGAtctccagctgtgcagctccaggtGTGCTCTCTGTCAATCTGATGGTCCAGGTGTTTTCCAGCACATCCAGGTTTCCCCAATCCAAGGAACCTGCCCATCCCAGGGCACCAGGAGCACCGTGGAAAGGAAATCCCAGGGCAttcccagcttcctcagcatCCCTGAATCCCAAGTTTACCTtgtcagcagctgccagcaggtcaTCAGCCATCTTGTCCAGGTTTGGGGCCTTCCCAGtgtaaataaaacacatcaTCTCCTTGAACACCTCGGGCTCCACATCGTTGATCTCCACGCGGTTCTGCAACGGGAAAATGGAGCCTTTTAGGGTCTGCCCAGAGGCTCAGGGGCTCCTTCTACCCCGAACCCCCTCAGTGGCAGAGGGAAATCAGTTACAAGGAGTTgaacttgcagaaaaaaagggggaaaaaaggaggggaaaggaggggggaaaggaggagagtaaaagaaaagatgtgGATGGAGTAAGAACAACTCCAAGTTGTATCCCCCATTCTCTACttctccctgttccctcccagcctctcccccaAGGGAACAAGGGGACAGTTGATCCCGGatccctcttttcctcctcccttccgGAGCAGAGAGGTGCACCCCGTGGGAGAGGAGCAGTCCCAGGATTCACAGGAATCCTCGGAGCAGGGCATTCCCTGCTGGAGGAATTCCCCTCCCTCAGCTCTCACCTTTTTGCTCTCCTCCATCTCGTGCTCGAACATGGCGCTGAACACTGGGGACCGcgctgggaaggaaggaaggaaggaacacAACACGTTGGGAATGCTGGAATcctctgggaagggctgggtgctgcctgccagcacctcagcagctcccagcacctcccaccAGGCTCCTGCTGTCTCCTGTCCTGAATgggattcccagagaagctgtggctgcccctggatccctggcagtgtccaaggccaggctggacggggcttggagcagcctgggatagtgggaggagtccctgccagggcaggggtggcactgggtgggattcaatcccttccaacctgaaccacTCCAGGATTCCATGAACTGGGCAGAGTTAAAGGTGATTTCTGGAACAGGCTGGATGGGCTGGTCCATAGCCAGGAGATGCACTTGGTACTGGGGGCTCCAGGAGAGAGACTCTGGATaagggccaggacacagggaatggcttcccactgccagagggcagggatggatgggatattgggaaggaattgttccctgtgagggtggggaggggctgggatgggattcccagagcagctgtggaagtGGCAGCGtcccaggctggatggggcttggagcagcctgggaccgtggaaggtggccctgccATGGATGAGCTCTAagctccctccttcccatgCCATTCCCTCTGTGCCCCCCATCCCAGGGCTCGGGGCAGCACCCACCTGCCAGGATGGCCTTGTGGCCCTTGAACTCCTGGCCGGCCACGCAGAGGCAGCAGTCGGTGAAGCGCGAGTTCTCCCAGAGCCCGCCCAGCTCGTCGGCCAGGCGGCACTCGGGCACCTTCACCATGTTCATGGTGTTCTGGCCCGAGATGTTCACCGAGTCCTGCACCACGCTCACCTGGGGGCACAGGGGAACCTCAGacacagcctggagcagctcctcgCCCTGCAGGACAGGGGAAGGGAGCGCAGGGCAAACCCCACAGCTCTCGGTTCAGGcaccggggggggggggaaattcCCCGCGTTTAAAGGGTCCTTTCCAGAGATCCCTGCACCAGGGTGTCCCTCCCgaatcccaaatcccaccagcagattcccttcccagccccacactGACAGCACGTCCATGCGATTCACGAGGTGCTGGCTGAAGGAAGTGGAACCGGATTTTCGCTCTTTCCGGATTTTTTCCAGACACCACACCTGACCCAGTTTCTCCTTCCATCAGCACTGTGAAACCTCCCCAATCAATAATGCAACAGCCACCAATCCAGGGGAAGTGAGGGACACACAgagctcccacagcccagcacacacCCCACAGGGAACCCCTCAAGgccctcctgcttctccttctgTGAGAGCTCGGCGttctaaaatacattaaacCCCACCTCAAGACTAAGTTAAACAAATCCCAGTTTATGTCAGATAATCAGGGAGGTCTGGAGGAGGCAGATTCCCAATCCCTGCTCTGAAGGTGAGGAATCTCCTCCAGAAGGGCCTCGTTAGGAGCCTGTGCAGCACCAACCCCGTGGTTAAAACCAGGCaaatcacagctgcagcagaggccaATTAGGAAAGCTCTGTGATTAATTGTGCCCTGCTGGAATCAGGAATAGAGGAGGTGACTgacagggaagcagaggtgaGGCCGTTCCCTGAATTTGCTGTCCAGCCCCAGTTAAGTTTCAGTTCTGTTCATGACCAGTGGCCAAGGGAGAGCAAGGACAGCAAGGGAAGCTCCACagggtggggaaggagaagggaagcaggaagtgagagaggagagaaagaaaaaggaaaggaaaaaggagaggagaaggatccagCCTTGGGTGCCAAACCAGGTAAGGATTTGTTTCTGCCATGCCTGACTCTGTCCTTTCTCCTCCCATTTTGTGTTCAAGGAAGGGCTCCTTCCACCCCTaagaatttctgctgctgattAAACATCCTCGAGATGTTTGTTCATTTAAACGTGCATGATTACGATGgccaaaacctgaaaaaaccaccccaaaaacaaaccaaaaatcccaGCTGTCAAAGGACTTTGAAGCCCTTCTTTtattcctgaaagaaaacacagcacaagaaaagACTCcgagaaaaaaaaacagtgcaGGAGATGCAAGGAGAGAACAACTTGTTCTGCTCTCTTCTGGCAAAAAACAGCTCCAGGAGGGGGTTTGCAGTTAAAAAGACAATGGGAGTGAGGCAGAAGAAGCTCTGAAGACACTAAATTAGAGTTTCTGTTTGCTCATTAAGGTTTTTCAACTTAAATCTCTGGGTTTGGAAATAACTGGCTGCATCTCTGCCTGGAATAGCACAAGTGAAATAATAATGAtgtagaaaaacacaaacacaatgACCAGAAAATGGTGATTACTGTaaaatctccctttttttcacttttttttctttttttggctgtACAGACagattgaagaaaataaagagaagctCTCCTTTATTCAGCAGGCAAGTCAAGGCAGGGCAGTTCCCCCTGCAGATCCAGGGGTGTGATTATCCCAAGTGAGCCCCAAATCAAGGAGCACAAAGAGATGGATGGGAACACCAAAGCAACGGTGAAATGATCATCAAACCTGCCTCATTCCCATCGTCATTCCAGGGAAAAGCCGAGCAGAAAGCAGCCAAAAAGCAAAGGGATGAATCATGCGGGGAGagaggcacacacagagcagtgaaatCCCGGGGTCACAGAACATCCAGCAGCGCTCCCGACCCCGTAAAAGCCGGGGTGAGGGAAGGGTCAGCcgtgcctggggctgctgggagcagggcttACCTCACAGAACAGCGTGAGCTTGTCATCCGGCAGGAGCCCGTTGGCCTCATCCAGCAGGAAATCTCTCCTGATGAACTTCTTGAAGCCCCAGTCCTTGCCTTGCACGAAGCGATAGGCGCGCTGGCTCTCTGCAGGATAGGCCTGGCTTAACCCGGGCCAGGGCCAACCCAAACCCTGGTCCAGCTCATCCCCAGAGGGGTTTCACCCACCCAGAGGGGTCTCACTCACCCATGGCCTTGGTCTCCTCTCCCTTGGCGTTGAGGATGGAGAACTTGAACTTGGCCCTGACCTCGCTTTTGGGGCAGCTCACCAGCAGCAGGTACAGGGACAGGTAATCCTTGCTTTCCTCGTCCAGGCCCTTGGGGTTCACACGCAAACACCTGGAAAAGGGGGGATTGGGAATGTCggcagcagggcctggcagcTCAGGGATCCTTTAAAGGAAGGGCACTGTGGAATTTTCGTGTTTGCACAGGAAAGGAGGGCTGAGAACAACCCCTGATAACAACAGCCCCAGAGAAGCACAGAGGggtgagaggagcagagctgggctaCAGCTGATCCCCACACTGAGAAAAACACCCAGGAATTATGGGCAACCCAACAAATCCACAGGGAGATGGGCAGGGAGAACGGCTGGGACCACTGAAAAGCCCCCTGGATATCAATCCTCACAAAAGgaaagtggaagaaataaaatggaggGAATGGATTTGAGGAAGTGCAACAAATGCAGAGAGAAATGGTTGATAAAATTCCACAGGAGGCAACTGCAGGGAACAAGGGATTGCTGGAGGCCGGTggttcctaaaaaaaaaaataaaataccaggGCTAAAAGGAAAAACTCCTCCTGTGtgaagaaaaggcaggaagaggCTCTTCCGTGACCTGAAACTTGACACAGAATCTACCaagaacaaaaagcagacaGATAATGAACAGCTCCCACACACAGCGACCAAAACGCACAGATCCAGATGTTCCAGGGAGAGCCGAGCGCAGAGGGGACAAAGGTGACTCAGGAACAAAAGGCAGGCGAggaaagcacagctctgccacccAAAGGAGGGAACACACACTGTATCCCATGGATACAGCTCTTCCAGGGGCTGCTTCCCCACAGCTTGTACCGAAAAGCCAAGTTCTGAACCACTCAGCCTCGGGATAAAATCAGGAATCAGAGTCCATGGATGCACCAGAGCAGACACAGGCTCTGAGCAAAGTCCACCATGAGCTACTGGAAATGACCGGAGGACTCAGGGAAGATAAGGAAGGGttagaggaaaggaaaaagccccaaatgaGGTCATCCTGaagagggagcagctcctgggcaggagcagggacaggacattGATCTTCCCTCATCCCTGTGCTCTTCCCAGCCACAAGAAGCTGCCATTCACAGAAAGGGaattcacagcaggaaaaattcaCTTTTGAACCCCATGGAGTAGGAGGGGCTGAACTGGGAGGGTGAAATGGGCTGTGCACCCTCACGGCCTCACCTGGACTTGTCCCACAAATGTTTTTAGGATAAATATTGGTTTGTGTGCAAACACTGCTGAGGCATCAGGGCTTTCATGGGCAGGATAACGATGTTTTTATGGATTCCCTCTGTCACAGCCCCCAAACTCCACCCCAGCTGGGCTGAACCCTCTCCCTGGGTCTCACCACTTGAGTTTGTCGTTGGCTCCAGAGGAAAAGGTCGAGCTCTTGATGACCTCCCCCATCTCCTCCCGGCAGAAGCTGAAGTTGTTGATGGTCCACATGTAGGAGAACTTCACCACCTTGATCTGcaaggagagagcagcagctttagGCTCAGCCCAGAGGGACAAAGGGCGGCTCTGAGAGAGGGGCCGGGAACGGGAACCGGGGCACAGCGGCCGCTGCCGGCGCCTCCTCCTGCGGTGCCCGGCACGGGGAGCAGCGGCTGCTGCCGGGAGACAGCCACGGGGGGCTGGGGTAAGGGCGGTGTAAGGGCGGTGTAACTGGTGTGTAACCCCTGTGTGTAACGGCTGTGTAACTGCTGTGTGCAACTGGTGTGTAATGGCTGTGTGTAACTGGTGTGTGTAACTGGTGTGTGTAACTGGTGTGTAATGGCTGTGTGTAACTGGTGTGTAACTGGTGTGTGTAACTGGTGTGTAACGGCTGTGTGTAACGGCTGTGTAACCCCTGAGTGTAACGGCTGTGTAACTGCTGTGTGTAACTGGTGTGTAACGGCTGTGTGTAACTGGTGTGTGTAACTGGTGTGTGTAACTGGTGTGTAATGGCTGTGTGTAACGGCTGTGTAACTGGTGTGTGTAACTGGTGTGTAATGGCTGTGTGTAACGGCTGTGTAACTGGTGTGTAACTGCTGTGTGTAACTGCTGTGTAATGGCTGTGTGTAACTGCTGTGTGTAACTGGTGTGTAATGACTGTGTGTAACGGCTGTGTAACTGGTGTGTGTAACTGGTGTGTAACGGCTGTGTGTAACGGCTGTGTAACTGCTGTGTGTAACGGCTGTGTAACTGCTGTGTGTAACTGGTGTGTAACGGCTGTGTGTAACGGCTGTGTGTAACGGCTGTGTAACCCCTGTGTGTAACGGCTGTGTAACTGGTGTGTAACGGCTGTGTGTAACGGCTGTGTGTAATGGCTGTGTAACTGGTGTGTGTAACTGGTGTGTAACGGCTGTGTGTAACTGGTGTGTAACAGCTGTGCAACTGGTGTGTAATGGCTGTGTGTAACGGCTGTGTAACTGGTGTGTAATGGCTGTGTGTAACGGCTGTGTAACTGGTGTGTAACAGCTGTGTAACTGGTGTGTAATGGCTGTGTGTAACTGCTGTGTAACCCCTGTGTGTAACGGCTGTGTGTAACTGGTGTGTGTAACTGGTGTGTAATGGCTGTGTGTAACGGCTGTGTAACTGGTGTGTAACTGCTGTGTGTAACTGGTGTCTAACAGCTGTGTAACTGGTGTGTAACTGCTGTGTAATGGCTGTGTGTAACTGCTGTGTAACTGGTGTGTAATGGCTGTGTGTAACGGCTGTGTAACTGGTGTGTAACTGCTGTGTGTAACTGGTGTGTGTAACTGGTGTGTAACGGCTGTGTGTAACGGCTGTGTAACTGCAATGATTGCTGTGTGTAACGGCTGTGTAACTGGTGTGTAACTGCTGTGTAATGGCAGTGTAACAGCTGTGTAACTGCTGTGTATAACGGCTCTGTGTGTAACTGCTGTGTAACTGCAGTGTAACTGCTGTGTGTAACGGCAGCGTGTAACAGCTGTGTAACTGCAGTGTGTAACAGCTCTGTGTGTAACTGCTGTGTAACTGCATTGTAACTGCAGTGATTGCTGTGTGTAACAGCTCTGTGTGTAACTGCCCTGTGTGTAACTGCAGTGTAACAGCCCTGTGTGTAACTGTTGCAATTGCTGTGTGTAACTGCAGTGTGTACCTCCCCTGTGTAACTGCAGCATGTGATTCCTGTGTGTAACTGCCCTGTGTGTAACTGCGGTGATTCCTCTGTGTAACTGCCCTGTGTGTAACTGCAGTGATTCCTCTGTGTAACTGCAGTGATTCCTGTGTGTAACTGCCCTGTGTGTAACTGCGGTGATTCCTCTGTGTAACTGCAGTGATTCCTGTGTGTAACTGCCCTGTGTGTAACTGCGGTGATTCCTCTGTGTAACTGCAGTGATTCCTGTGTGTAACTGCCCTGCGTGTAACTGCGGTGATTCCTGTGTGTAACTGCAGTGATTCCTGTGTGTAACTGCCCTGTGTGTAACTGCGGTGATTCCTGTGTGTAACTGCGGTGATTCCTGTGTGTAACTGCCCTGTGTGTAACTGCGGTGATTCCTCTGTGTAACTGCAGTGATTCCTGTGTGTAACTGCCCTGTGTGTAACTGCGGTGATTCCTGTGTGTAACTGCGGTGATTCCTGTGTGTAACTGCCCTGTGTGTAACTGCAGTGATTCCTGTGTGTAACTGCAGTGATTCCTGTGTGTAACTGCCCTGTGTGTAACTGCAGTGATTCCTGTGTGTAACTGCCCTGTGTGTAACTGCGGTGATTCCTCTGTGTAACTGCAGTGATTCCTGTGTGTAACTGCCCTGTGTGTAACTGCGGTGATTCCTGTGTGTAACTGCAGTGATTCCTGTGTGTAACTGCCCTGTGTGTAACTGC is a window from the Corvus cornix cornix isolate S_Up_H32 chromosome 23, ASM73873v5, whole genome shotgun sequence genome containing:
- the LOC104683624 gene encoding speckle-type POZ protein, which gives rise to MSRVPSPPPPAEMSSGPVAESWCYTQIKVVKFSYMWTINNFSFCREEMGEVIKSSTFSSGANDKLKWCLRVNPKGLDEESKDYLSLYLLLVSCPKSEVRAKFKFSILNAKGEETKAMESQRAYRFVQGKDWGFKKFIRRDFLLDEANGLLPDDKLTLFCEVSVVQDSVNISGQNTMNMVKVPECRLADELGGLWENSRFTDCCLCVAGQEFKGHKAILAARSPVFSAMFEHEMEESKKNRVEINDVEPEVFKEMMCFIYTGKAPNLDKMADDLLAAADKYALERLKVMCEDALCSNLSVENAAEILILADLHSADQLKTQAVDFINYHASDVMETSGWKSMVVSHPHLVAEAYRSLASAQCPFLGPPRKRLKQS